The Fibrobacter sp. UWP2 DNA window CTAAACTCATTTATTGAGTTGTTGTTTGCGCTCGCTCTCGCCTCCGCGACTGATTGATATCAGTCGCTTAGAGGCTCACGAAGCCACCGACCTTGAAGTCATTATCGCTTCGGCTCAATGACTTCAAGACCTCCCATGTACGGACGAAGCACTTCGGGGATCAACAGCGAGCCGTCCTTCTGCTGGTAGTTGTCGCAGATGCCCACCATCACGCGCGGGGTGGCGAGGCCGGAACCGTTCAGCGTGTGCACGAACGTGTTCTTGCCGTTAATCTTCGTCTTGATGTTGGCGCGGCGTGCCTGGTAGTCTTCGAAGTTACTGCAGGAGCTGACTTCGAGCCACTTCTTTTCGACCGGGGCGTAGACTTCGAGGTCATAGCACTTGGCGGCACCGAAACCGAGGTCGCCCTTGCAGAGGGCCAGACGGTGGTAGGGGAGGCCGAGCTTTTCGAGGAGCATTTCGCCAAAACGGGTGAGTTCTTCGTGGTCTTCGTAGCTGTGTTCCGGGTGGGCGAAGTAGACCATTTCCACCTTGTTGAACTGGTGCAGGCGCAAGAGACCGCGGGTGTCCTTGCCGTAAGAACCGGCTTCGCGGCGGAAGCATGCGGAGTAGGCGCAGATGCGCTTCGGAAGTTCGGATTCCGGAATCACTTCGCCGGCATAGAGGTTCGTGAGCGGCACTTCTGCGGTCGGGATGAGGAACAGATCGTCGTCCTTGTCGCAGCGGTACATGTCTTCTTCGAACTTCGGGAGCTGGCCCGTGCCGCGCATGGTATTGCGGGTCACGAGGTACGGAGGCGTGAATTCCTCGAAGCCGTTCTTCTGGTGTTCGTCGAGGAAGAACTGGATGAGGGCGCGTTCCAGGCGGGAACCGAGGCCGCGGTAGACCGGGAAGCCGGAGCCGGAAATCTTTGCGCCGCGTTCGAAGTCAAAGATGCCGAGGCGTTCACCGAGGGTCTTGTGGTCCACGCGGGCGAAGTCGTCGTTCTTGGTGTAGTAGTCAAACGGAATCGGGCCGTCCTTCTCGACCACGTTGTCGCTAGAGTCCTTGCCTTCCGGAGAACGCGGGGCAATGTTCGGCACGTGCATGAGCATTTCGGTCTGCTTGTAGTCGAGTTCCTTGAGCTGCTTGTCGAGTTCGTCGATCTTGTCGCCCAGGGCGCGCATGGCGGCGACGGCCTCGTCGGCGTTCTCGCCCTTCTTTTTGAGTTCGCCGATGCGCTTGGATTCGGCGTTGCGTTCGCTCTTGAGGCGTTCCACTTCGGTGAGGAGCGGGCGGCGTTCGTTGTCGATGGCGAGAACGTCCTTCAGGCTCACGGTCGTGTACTTCTTTTCGGTTTCAGCAATGTAGTATTCTGGATTTTCGCGGATTTTCTTGATGTCAAGCATGTTATGCCTCGGTTGAGAAATTTTCGTGCGGAAATATAGTAAAAGCGGAGAGCCGTATTGCCCCCGGTTCAAGCCTACAGACCCCTAAAAAAAGCTTTTTTTTAACAAATTCGCCGTTGTAGGGCTTTACACCGCCATTTGGTCTGGCAGTGCTATGGGTAAGCCGATTGAATATATATTAGGTATAGACATAGTCGGGGGAGTAATCCAACACTAATAGATTCTTAAGGAGGACAACATGAGAATCTTTTTATTGGTATTCATCGCGGCTACGCTCTCGTTCGCGCAGTGGGGCGGAGGTGGAAAATCCATTAACGATTACAAGAGGGTGTCGGTATCGGGCCGAGACGTCTATGTCTATGCACCATCCGGTGTAGCTGCCAAAAGTCCGTTGCTCCTTTCGTTCCATGGCATGGATCAGGACCCCAATTATCAGCAGTCGAATACCCACTGGGAGGCTGTCGCTGATACGGCGGGCTTTGTCGTGGCTTACCCCAAAGGCGCTACGGGCTACAGCACGTGGGACATTAGCGGTGACAAGGACACCAAGTGGATTACCGAAATTATTAGCCAGCTCGCCAAGGACTACGACATCGATACCAAGCGCGTCTACATGTCGGGCTTCTCGATGGGCGGCATGCTCAGCTACCATGCGATGGGCAAGATTGCAGACAAGATTGCTGCGTTCGCCCCCTGCTCCGGCTACCTGATGGGCGGCCCGGGCCAGGCCATGCGTCCTGTGCCTATTTTCCATACGCATGGAACCAAGGACGACGTGGTGGGTTACAACAATCTCGAAAACAACCTCAAGAGTTA harbors:
- the serS gene encoding serine--tRNA ligase; the protein is MLDIKKIRENPEYYIAETEKKYTTVSLKDVLAIDNERRPLLTEVERLKSERNAESKRIGELKKKGENADEAVAAMRALGDKIDELDKQLKELDYKQTEMLMHVPNIAPRSPEGKDSSDNVVEKDGPIPFDYYTKNDDFARVDHKTLGERLGIFDFERGAKISGSGFPVYRGLGSRLERALIQFFLDEHQKNGFEEFTPPYLVTRNTMRGTGQLPKFEEDMYRCDKDDDLFLIPTAEVPLTNLYAGEVIPESELPKRICAYSACFRREAGSYGKDTRGLLRLHQFNKVEMVYFAHPEHSYEDHEELTRFGEMLLEKLGLPYHRLALCKGDLGFGAAKCYDLEVYAPVEKKWLEVSSCSNFEDYQARRANIKTKINGKNTFVHTLNGSGLATPRVMVGICDNYQQKDGSLLIPEVLRPYMGGLEVIEPKR